In Ovis canadensis isolate MfBH-ARS-UI-01 breed Bighorn chromosome 11, ARS-UI_OviCan_v2, whole genome shotgun sequence, one genomic interval encodes:
- the UBE2Z gene encoding ubiquitin-conjugating enzyme E2 Z, whose product MAESPTEEAATATAGAGAAGPGASGVTGVVGVSGSGGGFGPPFLPDVWAAAAAAGGAGGPGSGLAPLPGLPPSAAAHGAALLSHWDPTLSSDWDGERTAPQCLLRIKRDIMSIYKEPPPGMFVVPDTVDMTKIHALITGPFDTPYEGGFFLFVFRCPPDYPIHPPRVKLMTTGNNTVRFNPNFYRNGKVCLSILGTWTGPAWSPAQSISSVLISIQSLMTENPYHNEPGFEQERHPGDSKNYNECIRHETIRVAVCDMMEGKCPCPEPLRGVMEKSFLEYYDFYEVACKDRLHLQGQTMQDPFGEKRGHFDYQSLLMRLGLIRQKVLERLHNENAEMDSDSSSSGTETDLHGSLRV is encoded by the exons ATGGCGGAGAGTCCGACTGAAGAGGCGGCGACGGCGACAGCAGGCGCCGGGGCGGCGGGCCCTGGGGCAAGCGGCGTTACCGGTGTTGTCGGTGttagcggcagcggcggcgggtTCGGGCCGCCTTTCCTGCCGGATGtgtgggcggcggcggcggcagcgggcggggccggggggccggggagCGGCCTGGCTCCGCTGCCGGGGCTCCCGCCCTCGGCCGCTGCCCACGGGGCCGCGCTCCTTAGCCACTGGGACCCCACACTCAGCTCCGACTGGGACGGCGAGCGAACCGCGCCGCAGTGTCTACTCCGGATCAAGCG GGATATCATGTCCATTTATAAGGAGCCTCCTCCAGGAATGTTCGTTGTACCTGATACTGTTGACATGACAAAG ATTCATGCATTGATCACAGGCCCATTTGACACTCCTTATGAAGGGGGTTTCTTCCTGTTCGTGTTTCGGTGTCCGCCCGACTATCCCATCCACCCACCTCGGGTCAAACTGATGACAACGGGCAATAACACAGTGAGGTTTAACCCCAACTTCTACCGCAATGGGAAAGTCTGCTTGAGTATTCTAGG TACGTGGACCGGCCCTGCCTGGAGCCCAGCCCAGAGCATCTCTTCTGTGCTCATCTCCATCCAGTCCCTGATGACCGAGAACCCCTATCACAACGAACCTGGCTTTGAGCAG GAGAGACATCCAGGAGACAGCAAAAATTACAATGAATGTATTCGGCATGAGACCATCAGAGTGGCAGTCTGTGATATGATGGAAGGAAAGTGTCCCTGCCCTGAACCCTTAAG AGGGGTGATGGAGAAGTCCTTCCTGGAGTATTATGACTTCTATGAGGTGGCCTGCAAAGATCGCCTGCACCTTCAAGGCCAGACTATGCAG GACCCTTTTGGAGAGAAACGGGGCCACTTTGACTACCAGTCCCTCTTGATGCGCCTGGGACTGATTCGTCAGAAAGTGCTGGAGAGGCTCCATAATGAGAACGCCGAAATGGACTCTGATAGCAGCTCATCTGGGACAGAGACAGACCTGCACGGGAGCCTGAGGGTTTAG
- the ATP5MC1 gene encoding ATP synthase F(0) complex subunit C1, mitochondrial, translating into MQTTGALLISPALIRSCTRGLIRPVSASFLSRPEIPSVQPSYSSGPLQVARREFQTSVVSRDIDTAAKFIGAGAATVGVAGSGAGIGTVFGSLIIGYARNPSLKQQLFSYAILGFALSEAMGLFCLMVAFLILFAM; encoded by the exons atgcagaccaCCGGGGCACTACTCATTTCTCCTGCTCTG ATCCGTTCTTGTACCAGGGGTCTGATTAGGCCTGTGTCTGCCTCCTTCCTGAGTAGGCCAGAGATCCCATCTGTACAG CCTTCCTACAGCAGTGGCCCACTGCAGGTGGCTCGGCGGGAATTCCAGACCAGTGTTGTCTCCCGGGACATTGACACAGCGGCCAAGTTTATTGGCGCTGGGGCTGCCACAGTTGGTGTGGCAGGTTCAGGGGCTGGTATTGGAACAGTGTTTGGCAGCTTGATCATTGGCTATGCCAG GAACCCGTCTCTGAAGCAGCAGCTCTTCTCCTATGCCATTCTGGGCTTTGCCCTGTCTGAGGCTATGGGGCTCTTCTGTTTGATGGTCGCCTTCCTCATCCTCTTCGCCATGTGA
- the SNF8 gene encoding vacuolar-sorting protein SNF8, whose translation MHRRGVGAGAIAKKKLAEAKYKERGTVLAEDQLAQMSKQLDMFKTNLEEFASKHKQEIRKNPEFRVQFQDMCATIGVDPLASGKGFWSEMLGVGDFYYELGVQIIEVCLALKHRNGGLITLEELHQQVLKGRGKFAQDVSQDDLIRAIKKLKALGTGFGIIPVGGTYLIQSVPAELNMDHTVVLQLAEKNGYVTVSDIKANLKWETERARQVLEHLLKEGLAWLDLQAPGEAHYWLPALFTDLYSQEITAEEAREALP comes from the exons ATGCACCGTCGTGGGGTGGGAGCTGGCGCCATCGCCAAGAAGAAGCTTGCCGAG GCCAAGTACAAGGAGCGAGGGACTGTCTTGGCTGAGGACCAGCTGGCCCAG ATGTCAAAGCAGTTGGACATGTTCAAGACCAACCTGGAAGAATTTGCCAGCAAACACAAGCAGGAGATCCGGAAGAATCCTGAGTTCCGGGTGCAGTTTCAAGACATGTGTGCCACTATTGGAGTGGATCCTCTGGCCT cTGGAAAAGGATTTTGGTCTGAGATGCTAGGCGTGGGGGACTTCTATTACGAGCTGGGTGTCCAGATTATTGAAGTGTGCCTGGCCCTGAAGCACCGGAATGGAG GTCTGATAACTTTGGAGGAACTGCATCAACAGGTGTTAAAAGGAAGGGGCAAATTCGCCCAGGATGTCAGCCA AGACGACCTGATCAGGGCCATCAAGAAACTAAAGGCACTCGGCACTGGCTTCGGCATCATCCCTGTGGGTGGCACTTACCTCATCCAGTCTGTTCCTGCTGAGCTCAATATGGATCACACGGTGGTGCTGCAGCTGGCGGAG AAAAATGGCTATGTGACTGTCAGTGATATCAAGGCCAATCTTAAATGGGAGACGGAGCGAGCGCGGCAAGTGTTG GAACACCTGCTGAAGGAAGGGCTGGCTTGGCTGGACCTGCAGGCCCCAGGGGAGGCCCACTACTGGCTGCCAGCTCTTTTCACTGACCTCTACTCCCAGGAGATTACAGCGGAGGAGGCCAGAGAAGCGCTCCCTTGA